ataatattaaatttaatactaaatttaattaaattttattattaaatttgatagaaatgatataattattaaatttgataaattttttaactaaaataaagatataaatcaaataaaaaaaataaaaaattaaaagacatatttcaaaataaccaATATCTAGGGAGGTTTCTATGCATTTTATCCTAGCATTTTGCTGGGCGGTTGGATGGGCATTGCTTCGCGATGCAACGTCCATCCACATCGTCCTCAAACTATCTAGTCTAGTTTGAAGATTATGTCCATATAATTTTTTGTGACCCCACCTCCTGTCCACCACTATCAaccaccccctctctctctctctctctctctctctctcccacacaCAATTAAACTAAATTTCCTCTGCCaatccctttctctctcctcgtaTTGTCCAAtcccatttatttattttatttatttaaatccatgatgagagagagaacaaaacAATCCATTCCTTAATCCCCTATTGAGAGCTCTCTCAAAGGTTTTCTttcagaaataataataataaaacaataacaataacaataacaataaataaacaataatatatatcaaaCTCTGTAGGGGGCGTAAAGACTAAAGAGGATGATgaggaaagaaaaggaagaagaaaagaggagaaacgaagaggagagaggatAAAAAGGGAGGAGGGAATAGGCCCCGctcatctcatctcatctcatctcatctcatctcCCCCTTGCgtaggtagatagatagatgaaCAGGAGAGGAAAGAAGAAGCGACGGCGTGGCGTGGTTAATTAAATGCATCACAAGCGATCCGACTCTGATCCGATCGGGAAAGAAAGCTTCGCTCTCTCTTCCGATTCCCCGCTCgcccctccctctccccctcccgcCTCCTTCCTCCGCATCGATATCCCCAACCCTAATCACCATGCCCTCCTCTCCACCCCCCACAAGCGACCCGTCATGAACCCTAGctccgccgcagccgcagccgcagccgcagcgagctccgccgcctcctcctccggcgccggcgATCCCCGGCGGGtgtcctctcctcctccgccgcagagaggccgccgccgccgccgccgccgccgccgccgctgcggcgcTCTTTTTTccccacctcgccgccgccgccgccgccgagtgCGAGATCACCGTCGCCCCCTCCGGCCTCGGCTTCTGCGACAGCGTCGTCGGGACCGGCGCTNTGATCCCCGGCGGGTGAGGTTCTCGTCCGCCGTCGCCCGATTCGCCGTGCGCCACCTCATCCGCCGGCTCCACCTCCGGCTccggctcctcctcctcctctccttcccctCCCTCTACCtgctcctctcctcctccgccgccgccgccgactccGACTCCGACTCCGGCCGATCGCTCCTCCTCGACTTCGTCTGCGCCGCCGCGTTCTCCTCggcgctgctgctgctcctcTGCGTGTCCTTCCACTCGCTGCCCCTCCcctccctccgcctcctcctctcccgctcctccgccctcctcctcccccgccaCCACCCCCGCCGCGGGCCCCACGCCCCCGTCCTCTGGTCCATCGGCTCCTCCTCCAACCCTAAACCGAACCCTAGCCGATCGGCCTCCGGCTTCTCCGTCCAGGTCTACAGCAACGGTGACGTGTACGAGGGCGAACTCCACAGGGGCAAGTGCTCGGGGAGCGGAGTGTACTACTACTACATGAGCGGCAGGTATGAAGGTGATTGGGTCGACGGGAAGTATGACGGATATGGGGTTGAAACATGGGCTCGTGGGAGCCGCTACCGGGGACAGTATCGGCAGGGGCTTCGGCATGGGTACGGTGTCTATCGGTTCTACACCGGCGATGTGTACGCAGGAGAGTGGTCGAACGGGCAGAGCCATGGGTATGGGGTGCATACCTGCGAGGATGGGAGCAGATATGTTGGGGAGTTCAAGTGGGGAGTCAAGCATGGCCTCGGACACTACCATTTCAGGTACAAAGGATATTGAATGTAGCTTTCTCAATGCTCTTACCCCTTTTTGGTTACTAATATACTCACATTTTTCTGAAGCTGCAGCTGTTATCTGTTTTTTGTTTGAGTTGTTTGTTAATATGTTTTAGGTCTTCGACTTGGTGCTCGAATTAGACAGCCTGAAAAGGCCATCATATTCTATTCAGATTTTTTTTGGaagaaattgatgaattttCTTTAGTAATATTTTCGAttgttaattcacatttcctaGTATCCCATCTTGTATAATTGCTTTTCTTTGTAGTATGGTTAAATGTAAGCTATTTGGAGTGTACCAAATAAGAGTGGTGCTTCTACCTTAGAGGTCTGGCCTAAATACCTAACTAGTATCAATAAAGTTATACAACGTGGAGATGCGTAGTTAAATGAAGTATCTGTTCATCATTGATTGCACCTGTAGCATGAGGTCATTTTGTCATCCTTTCTACGAACTACTTACAAATAATTGGTTTGAGTCAGCAGGGATTAATGTAGTTTGATAGTAGTTTGGCATTAAACAGGAAGGGAAGGTAGTGCGTCTTGTCATGTTGTGATGCACTATAATGTGCTAGAATATTAATACAAAGATTTTGGGCTGCATGGAGATGGAATTTTGCAAGGTTATTGCAATGTGGGATCAATTGATTGTGCATCTCAAGGGTTTCCTTCTGCTAGGCGGAAGAGTAGGGTGTTGAGAATAGTCGTAACAATGTGGTGGGTTATCATTCTTGTAGAATTCCGTGGAAATGTTTACAAAGTGACTGGAACTTTGTGTAACTTCGTCCAACAAGGCATTTTTAGCTTAGAGGATGGGAGTGGTTGGAGATATAGTGGTTAAATCATTCGTACTAGTAAGGCATTCTAGGTGTGTGGTTACACTCGTTCTTTCGAGTTAAGTGGTTAAGTAGTATTGGTTGGCTTTTCAAGCTTTACATATGGTAACAGAACCTCTCCTA
This genomic interval from Ananas comosus cultivar F153 linkage group 8, ASM154086v1, whole genome shotgun sequence contains the following:
- the LOC109714675 gene encoding uncharacterized protein LOC109714675, which gives rise to MHHKRSDSDPIGKESFALSSDSPLAPPSPPPASFLRIDIPNPNHHALLSTPHKRPVMNPSSAAAAAAAAASSAASSSGAGDPRRRRRDRRXDPRRVRFSSAVARFAVRHLIRRLHLRLRLLLLLSFPSLYLLLSSSAAAADSDSDSGRSLLLDFVCAAAFSSALLLLLCVSFHSLPLPSLRLLLSRSSALLLPRHHPRRGPHAPVLWSIGSSSNPKPNPSRSASGFSVQVYSNGDVYEGELHRGKCSGSGVYYYYMSGRYEGDWVDGKYDGYGVETWARGSRYRGQYRQGLRHGYGVYRFYTGDVYAGEWSNGQSHGYGVHTCEDGSRYVGEFKWGVKHGLGHYHFRNGDTYAGEYFADKMHGFGVYRFANGHQYEGAWHEGRRQGLGMYTFRNGETQSGHWQNGVLDTLSTQNTPPGSPIAVNNSKVLNAVQEARRAAEKAYNVPRVDDRVNKAVAAANKAGNAARVAAVKAVQKQIPSRSGDLPMPIV